Proteins from one Clostridia bacterium genomic window:
- a CDS encoding branched-chain amino acid ABC transporter permease codes for MTQFLQQLINGLSIGSVYALMAVGYSLVYSIMNFSNFAHGGVIMFGAYFGFFFLTLYHFPFPLAFIASAVCTAILALVIERVAYKPLRERRAPFLYFIISAMGASIFLENLVIAIPAIGPTFRTYPEIFSKQPFKIGELAIGKLDTMMFMVSAICLILLIYIIEHTKIGKAIQATSYNVKASALMGVNTDLIIVTVFVMGGFLAGIAGVLFGMKYTVYPQIGFITLKSFIAAVFGGLGSLQGAVIGSVLLGIIETFTSGYLSSQYRDLIAFALLITVLVVRPMGLMGKVTEDKA; via the coding sequence ATGACTCAGTTCTTGCAACAATTAATAAACGGTCTTTCCATAGGCAGTGTCTATGCATTGATGGCCGTGGGCTACTCTCTGGTTTACAGTATTATGAACTTCAGTAATTTTGCTCACGGCGGGGTAATAATGTTTGGTGCGTACTTTGGTTTCTTTTTTCTTACCCTTTATCATTTCCCTTTCCCTTTGGCTTTTATTGCATCTGCCGTATGCACTGCAATCTTGGCACTGGTTATTGAGAGAGTAGCCTATAAACCTCTGAGAGAAAGACGGGCACCATTTTTATATTTCATCATTTCTGCCATGGGTGCATCAATATTTCTGGAGAACTTGGTAATAGCCATTCCGGCCATTGGCCCGACCTTTAGGACCTACCCGGAGATATTCAGCAAGCAGCCCTTTAAAATAGGTGAGCTGGCAATTGGAAAGCTTGATACTATGATGTTCATGGTATCTGCAATATGTCTGATATTATTGATTTATATTATAGAGCATACAAAAATAGGCAAGGCAATACAGGCTACTTCCTACAATGTCAAAGCAAGTGCCTTAATGGGTGTCAATACTGACCTAATAATAGTTACGGTATTCGTTATGGGTGGATTCCTTGCGGGTATTGCAGGGGTGCTTTTTGGAATGAAATACACAGTATATCCGCAAATAGGTTTTATAACATTAAAATCCTTTATAGCTGCTGTTTTTGGCGGACTGGGAAGCCTGCAAGGAGCAGTAATAGGCTCTGTACTTCTTGGTATCATAGAAACCTTCACATCAGGGTATCTTTCATCCCAGTATAGGGATCTTATTGCATTTGCTCTTTTGATCACAGTTTTGGTAGTCAGGCCTATGGGACTCATGGGCAAGGTTACCGAGGATAAGGCATAA
- a CDS encoding CotS family spore coat protein translates to MQTRLESKFTSNITHDESLMLAEVLKHYDLNIEQVDKVRSAFKVFSDKGIFCLKRVSHGYVKAKKSFYIMMHLKERGSENIVDYYYTKDGKAFIKRKDAAFYLTYWIDGRETSFSSIDEILRCSELLSNFHNQAKGFEAPRHVKIKSHTSKWKKTFTKCRNELGKFKEFIDKLKLKAELDYTYRSSIDFFRKEAELAIRILDHSRYNELCDYYINERYVCHDSYYYQNILIDNDDRLFIVDLESSQYDIPVSDLGKFIRRILSKKKFRWDFDLCRKIIESYSKVRPMTKAEYEILLALLIFPHKFWKLGKKRYVKSKKWNEDKYRKKLRRLLREREYKREFIYCYINFYNLEIDYDPEIIEL, encoded by the coding sequence ATGCAGACAAGGTTAGAAAGCAAATTCACCTCGAATATCACCCATGATGAAAGTTTAATGCTTGCTGAAGTGTTGAAGCATTATGACCTGAATATTGAACAAGTGGACAAAGTAAGAAGTGCATTCAAGGTTTTCTCTGACAAAGGGATATTTTGCCTGAAACGTGTTAGTCACGGCTATGTAAAAGCTAAAAAAAGTTTTTATATAATGATGCACCTTAAGGAAAGAGGAAGCGAAAACATCGTAGATTATTATTACACTAAAGATGGAAAGGCTTTTATAAAGCGCAAGGATGCAGCCTTCTATCTTACTTACTGGATTGACGGCAGGGAAACAAGCTTTTCGTCTATAGATGAGATATTGAGATGTTCTGAATTATTGTCCAATTTTCATAATCAAGCAAAAGGCTTTGAAGCGCCAAGGCATGTAAAAATCAAGTCTCATACGAGCAAGTGGAAAAAGACCTTTACGAAATGCAGGAATGAATTGGGTAAATTCAAGGAATTTATCGACAAGCTTAAACTAAAAGCAGAGTTAGATTATACATATAGAAGCAGTATTGACTTTTTCCGGAAAGAAGCAGAGCTAGCCATAAGAATTCTAGACCACAGCAGATACAATGAGCTTTGCGATTACTACATAAATGAGCGATATGTATGCCATGACAGTTATTATTATCAAAACATATTGATTGACAATGACGACAGATTATTTATCGTTGACTTGGAATCCAGCCAATATGATATCCCGGTGAGTGACCTGGGAAAGTTTATTCGAAGGATACTATCAAAGAAAAAGTTCAGATGGGATTTTGATTTATGCAGAAAAATAATTGAAAGCTATAGCAAAGTGCGTCCAATGACGAAGGCGGAATATGAAATACTTTTAGCACTGCTTATTTTTCCTCATAAGTTCTGGAAATTGGGTAAAAAAAGATATGTAAAGAGCAAGAAATGGAACGAGGATAAGTACAGGAAAAAGCTTCGCAGGCTGCTTCGAGAGAGAGAATACAAGAGGGAGTTTATATATTGCTATATCAATTTTTATAATTTGGAAATCGATTATGACCCGGAAATAATTGAATTGTGA
- a CDS encoding ABC transporter substrate-binding protein, which yields MKKKAIALLLICLFVVSIGLTGCGNSAPAAAAAGDTIKVGWMGSLTGDQAVWGQCELNTVKMLFEEINAKGGVLGKNLEVIGYDTKGDPLEAVNVAKRLTGQDKVVAILGPNASGNAIPIAPVLEQAKVADIATVATNPKVTVIDGKVKPYNYRVCFIDPYQGAVAAGYAIDVLKAKNAAILYDVGDDYSQGLTQFFEEYFVKNGGKVVVKEGFKSGDIDFRPQLSKIKAANPDVIFMPYFFKEVALSSNQARELGITATLMGGDGWPSEQLLSMAKDAVNGSYFVNHLDYDDPDVQDFKTRYKTKYSKDVELNGYLVHDAVLMLEDAIKSAGEANSEKIAKALETSDIKGITGKIKIGKDTHNPEGKDAAIIKIVDGKYVFQQKFAAQ from the coding sequence ATGAAAAAGAAAGCAATAGCATTATTACTAATTTGTTTGTTTGTTGTTTCAATTGGGTTAACAGGGTGTGGAAACAGTGCTCCAGCTGCAGCTGCTGCAGGAGACACTATCAAAGTAGGCTGGATGGGATCACTGACAGGTGACCAGGCCGTATGGGGACAGTGCGAGTTAAATACAGTGAAAATGCTTTTTGAAGAAATCAATGCAAAAGGCGGAGTTCTTGGCAAAAATCTGGAAGTAATCGGATATGACACCAAAGGTGACCCACTGGAAGCAGTTAATGTTGCAAAAAGACTTACCGGGCAGGACAAAGTTGTAGCAATATTAGGACCAAACGCAAGTGGTAATGCTATACCGATAGCACCTGTACTTGAACAGGCAAAGGTTGCAGATATAGCCACAGTTGCAACTAACCCTAAGGTTACGGTTATTGATGGAAAAGTAAAACCTTATAACTACAGAGTATGTTTCATAGACCCATATCAAGGTGCAGTAGCTGCAGGTTACGCTATTGATGTTCTTAAAGCTAAGAATGCTGCAATTCTATATGACGTTGGAGACGATTATTCCCAGGGTCTTACACAGTTCTTTGAAGAGTATTTCGTAAAGAATGGCGGAAAAGTTGTAGTAAAAGAAGGCTTCAAGTCCGGAGACATTGACTTCAGACCGCAGCTTTCAAAAATAAAGGCTGCAAATCCTGATGTTATATTCATGCCATATTTCTTTAAGGAAGTAGCATTGAGCTCCAACCAGGCAAGAGAGCTTGGAATAACTGCAACTCTTATGGGCGGCGATGGATGGCCTTCAGAACAGCTTCTAAGTATGGCTAAGGATGCTGTAAACGGTTCTTACTTCGTAAACCACTTGGATTATGACGACCCTGATGTTCAGGACTTCAAGACCAGATACAAGACTAAGTACAGCAAGGATGTTGAGCTTAACGGTTACCTAGTGCATGATGCAGTTCTCATGCTTGAAGATGCTATAAAGAGCGCAGGGGAAGCGAACTCAGAAAAGATAGCTAAGGCGCTTGAGACTTCAGATATAAAGGGTATCACAGGTAAGATAAAGATAGGCAAGGATACACACAACCCTGAAGGCAAAGACGCAGCTATCATAAAGATAGTTGATGGCAAGTACGTATTCCAGCAGAAGTTTGCTGCACAATAA
- a CDS encoding ABC transporter ATP-binding protein: MSILELKGLTKTFGGLTAVGDVNFSVNKDSITGLIGPNGAGKTTIFNLITGVYKVTSGNVIFEGKDITRKEPYLIAESGITRTFQNIRLFKKLSVYDNVFTACHYNANYSILDSVLRLPKFRKQEKQLKEQASELIDIMGLGSRKDLVANNLPYGLQRRLEIARALALMPKLLLLDEPAAGMNPDETEQLMKLIIEIREKFNLTILIIEHHMDLIMGVCEEIMVLNFGCKLAEGTPSDIQNNHKVIEAYLGVEG; encoded by the coding sequence ATGAGCATACTTGAACTTAAAGGACTGACCAAAACCTTTGGAGGCCTTACCGCTGTTGGAGATGTGAACTTTAGTGTAAATAAAGACAGCATCACAGGACTCATAGGACCTAATGGTGCCGGCAAGACTACAATTTTCAACCTGATAACCGGCGTATATAAGGTTACGAGCGGAAATGTAATATTTGAAGGTAAGGATATCACACGCAAGGAGCCTTATTTGATAGCCGAATCAGGCATAACAAGAACCTTCCAGAACATCAGGCTTTTCAAAAAGCTGTCTGTTTATGATAACGTATTTACAGCATGCCATTACAACGCCAATTATTCGATATTGGACTCTGTGCTAAGGCTGCCTAAATTCAGAAAACAGGAAAAGCAATTAAAGGAACAAGCTTCAGAGCTTATTGATATAATGGGTCTTGGAAGCAGAAAGGACCTCGTTGCCAACAATCTGCCCTACGGGCTTCAGAGAAGACTGGAAATAGCGAGGGCGCTGGCACTGATGCCGAAGCTGCTTCTTTTGGATGAGCCTGCTGCAGGTATGAATCCTGATGAAACTGAACAGTTAATGAAGCTCATTATAGAAATAAGAGAGAAATTCAACTTGACCATACTTATAATAGAGCATCATATGGATCTTATAATGGGTGTGTGTGAGGAAATAATGGTTCTTAATTTCGGCTGCAAGCTTGCAGAGGGTACCCCCAGTGATATACAGAACAACCACAAGGTTATTGAAGCATATTTGGGAGTGGAGGGGTAA
- a CDS encoding lysophospholipid acyltransferase family protein codes for MLYSFARVLLVPIFLFFYNYRVIGRDNVPKDGGYIVCANHVSAIDPILVGVSLRRRMYFMAKSELFKNVFLGTLLNWISVFPVKRGEADIGSIKTSLKLLKSGKILGLFPEGTRNKTGGVVAEPGIAMLAVKSQVPVLPVAIISSYKFFKRTKVIIGKPIELTEYHGKKLLNEDYLKISLDIMNIINDLKREKQNEIDS; via the coding sequence ATGCTGTATAGCTTTGCCAGGGTATTATTAGTACCGATATTCTTATTCTTTTATAATTATAGAGTAATAGGAAGAGATAATGTCCCAAAGGATGGGGGCTATATCGTCTGTGCAAATCATGTAAGTGCTATTGATCCAATACTCGTAGGTGTTTCACTTCGAAGAAGAATGTATTTCATGGCCAAGTCTGAATTATTCAAAAATGTATTTTTGGGAACTCTATTGAATTGGATTAGTGTATTTCCAGTTAAAAGAGGGGAAGCCGATATCGGAAGCATAAAAACATCACTTAAGCTTTTGAAAAGTGGAAAGATACTTGGACTTTTTCCGGAGGGTACAAGGAATAAGACTGGTGGGGTAGTGGCTGAGCCAGGTATCGCAATGCTTGCAGTAAAGTCACAGGTTCCCGTTTTACCAGTTGCAATTATAAGCAGTTATAAATTTTTTAAGAGAACAAAGGTTATAATAGGGAAACCCATAGAGCTTACTGAATACCATGGAAAAAAGCTTTTAAATGAAGATTATCTTAAAATAAGTCTTGATATAATGAATATTATTAATGATCTTAAGAGGGAAAAGCAAAATGAAATTGATTCTTGA
- a CDS encoding MBL fold metallo-hydrolase, with protein MKLTFCGAAGTVTGSCHLLEMENNKILLDNGMFQGGSEADEMNYEQFRFNPSEIDILILSHAHIDHSGRVPQLVKRGFKGKIITSFPTFELCKIMLPDSAFIQESEAEWQNRKRQRAGKGIVEPIYTVKDAEESLKLFQPVEYKKLTELGPNITVRFMDAGHILGSSIIEMWVRENGEEFKIVFSGDLGNKNAPIIKDPTIIEDADYVIMESTYGDRLHKDAQNKNLLLQDIITETLKRKGNVVIPSFAIERTQEILYVLNMLKEAKDSNIRNVPVYVDSPLAINATKIFQTSLPYMDEEAQKLIKAGDNPFEFSNLIFTQTADESKAINFNKSSSIIISASGMCEAGRIKHHLKHNLWREDSSVVFVGYQAKNTLGRRIRDGEKTVKIFGEEIGVKCKIYSIEGFSGHADQKGLLEWIGAFKKKPAKVFLVHGEEEALKELSRRIETDFGISNEIAQLGQTIELTATTHRQVVVDRSANQKEGLKNSVSGIRREFNDTLDDLLLSLSDKEDIKMDTLLYTIEKLQAALADVKKEIS; from the coding sequence ATGAAGCTTACTTTTTGTGGTGCAGCAGGTACTGTCACTGGATCGTGCCATCTTCTGGAGATGGAGAATAATAAAATACTTTTAGATAACGGCATGTTCCAAGGTGGAAGTGAAGCTGATGAAATGAATTATGAACAATTCAGATTCAACCCATCAGAAATTGATATTTTGATACTTTCTCATGCACATATTGACCACAGTGGAAGGGTACCACAGCTGGTGAAACGAGGTTTCAAGGGCAAAATAATAACTTCCTTCCCGACTTTTGAGCTCTGCAAAATAATGCTTCCGGATAGTGCATTCATACAGGAGTCCGAAGCAGAATGGCAAAATAGAAAGAGACAAAGAGCAGGTAAAGGAATAGTAGAACCTATATACACTGTGAAGGATGCAGAGGAATCATTGAAGCTGTTTCAGCCAGTAGAATATAAAAAACTTACTGAGCTTGGTCCGAATATCACAGTACGGTTCATGGATGCAGGACATATTCTAGGGTCTTCTATAATTGAGATGTGGGTAAGAGAAAACGGCGAGGAGTTCAAGATAGTATTTTCTGGAGATCTTGGGAATAAAAATGCACCTATAATTAAAGACCCTACTATAATAGAGGATGCTGACTATGTAATAATGGAATCTACTTATGGGGACAGACTTCATAAGGATGCTCAAAACAAGAATTTGCTTTTACAGGATATTATTACGGAAACGCTGAAGAGGAAAGGCAATGTGGTTATTCCATCTTTTGCTATAGAAAGAACTCAGGAAATATTGTATGTTCTTAATATGCTCAAGGAAGCAAAGGATTCCAACATAAGGAATGTTCCAGTATATGTCGACAGTCCTTTAGCAATTAATGCGACTAAAATATTCCAAACCTCCTTGCCATATATGGATGAGGAAGCTCAAAAACTCATCAAAGCTGGAGATAATCCCTTCGAATTCTCCAACTTGATCTTCACACAGACTGCTGATGAGTCTAAAGCGATAAACTTTAACAAGAGCAGCAGCATCATAATATCTGCCAGTGGCATGTGTGAAGCAGGGAGAATAAAGCATCACCTAAAGCATAATCTTTGGCGTGAAGACTCAAGTGTTGTGTTTGTCGGCTATCAGGCGAAGAACACCTTAGGCAGAAGAATTAGGGATGGAGAAAAGACTGTAAAGATTTTCGGCGAGGAAATTGGAGTCAAGTGTAAGATATATTCTATCGAAGGATTTTCAGGTCATGCAGATCAGAAGGGCCTTTTAGAATGGATTGGTGCATTTAAGAAAAAACCTGCAAAGGTATTTTTGGTACACGGAGAAGAAGAAGCATTAAAAGAGCTTTCAAGGAGAATTGAGACTGACTTTGGGATATCGAATGAAATCGCACAGCTGGGACAAACAATAGAGTTGACTGCTACAACACATAGGCAAGTTGTCGTGGATAGATCTGCCAATCAAAAGGAAGGCTTGAAAAATTCAGTATCTGGTATAAGAAGAGAGTTCAATGATACATTGGATGATTTACTGCTATCGCTTTCTGATAAAGAAGATATCAAGATGGACACTTTGCTTTATACAATAGAAAAACTTCAAGCTGCATTAGCTGATGTCAAAAAGGAAATTAGTTAG
- a CDS encoding branched-chain amino acid ABC transporter permease, translating to MNNEYVIGILTLAGINLMTVLGLSLLTGFTGLFSFGHAGFMAIGGYTTAMMTVNFHWPFIPALMVGGLAAALASALIGRATLNLKGDYFCIATLGFGEAIRLVLDNVQYFGGARGWPGIPYYTNIWNVLGINIVAIIVLANLIHSRHGRNMIAIREEELASQIVGINVFKYKMIALMISAGYAGIAGGLLGHYMTFLQPKMFSLAKSTELTIIVIFGGLGSISGSVLGALVLTSLPEILRAFSQWRLVFYGLAVIFIMISRPEGLMGGYELTPSSMKKLYNSLISRRKDKLLDAGGGK from the coding sequence ATGAATAACGAATATGTAATAGGCATACTTACATTGGCAGGAATAAACCTTATGACTGTACTCGGATTATCACTGCTCACAGGGTTTACGGGACTGTTCTCCTTTGGACATGCGGGGTTCATGGCAATTGGCGGCTATACTACAGCAATGATGACAGTCAATTTTCATTGGCCCTTCATACCTGCGCTTATGGTTGGGGGACTTGCTGCTGCATTAGCGAGTGCATTAATAGGCAGAGCAACCTTGAACCTCAAGGGTGACTACTTTTGTATAGCAACCTTGGGATTCGGCGAGGCAATAAGACTTGTGCTGGACAATGTGCAGTATTTCGGCGGCGCAAGAGGCTGGCCTGGAATACCTTATTATACGAATATTTGGAATGTGCTTGGAATCAATATAGTAGCAATAATAGTACTCGCTAATCTAATACATTCGAGGCACGGCAGAAATATGATTGCTATTAGGGAAGAAGAACTCGCTTCACAGATAGTAGGCATCAATGTGTTTAAATATAAAATGATCGCGCTTATGATTAGTGCAGGCTATGCTGGTATTGCAGGAGGATTGCTGGGGCATTACATGACCTTCCTTCAGCCTAAGATGTTCAGTCTTGCAAAATCCACAGAGCTGACTATTATAGTTATATTCGGAGGACTTGGAAGCATATCGGGAAGCGTGCTGGGCGCACTGGTGCTTACATCACTGCCTGAAATACTCAGGGCTTTTTCCCAGTGGAGGCTTGTATTTTACGGTTTGGCAGTAATTTTCATTATGATTTCCAGACCTGAAGGATTGATGGGCGGTTATGAGCTAACTCCGTCCAGTATGAAAAAACTATACAACAGCCTTATATCCAGGCGCAAGGATAAGCTTTTGGACGCGGGAGGAGGTAAGTGA
- a CDS encoding bifunctional 4-hydroxy-3-methylbut-2-enyl diphosphate reductase/30S ribosomal protein S1, with the protein MKLILDENAGFCFGVKNAVDKAFKEVDNKRDRKIFTYGPLIHNNQVINKLKECGVQSINEIDEITNEEAELIIRSHGIAEEKYRMFEEKGFKYIDCTCPYVSAIHKKVKDYYQKGYKIFIIGDKDHPEVIGTNGWCGYSAHILDDEKVVDKLPIYDKICVVAQTTITKRIWDSVVDAIQKKYKDAIIFNTICSATEKRQESAEQLSKEVDCMLVIGSKESSNTNKLYHTCKENCENAYHIENAEDLPLDALKKFMKVGITAGASTPDWVIKEVIGKMQEINDNMIENQESTIENHEGMIENQETMMEEYEKTMKSVYAGDTVKGTVIMVTDNEVMVNIGYKSDGIIKKEDYTWEPDVNLKDLVKAGDEIEVVVVNINDGEGNVVLSKKLFDAEKNWHKIEAAFNEKTPIEGIVREIVRGGAIVELMGIRGFMPASHFDIRYSEDLSGYVNTRVTVNVIEYDPEKRKVVVSRKLLLKKEQEIKEKAVWETIEAGQRLTGEVKRLTDFGAFVDIGGVDGLIHISELSWSRVKHPSEVVKPGNKVEVVVLSVDKDKRKISLGLKQTLPEPWTAAGDKYKVGDIVEVKVLRFSNFGAFVELEPGIDGLVHISQISDKRISKPADVLNIGETVKAKIIDLKPEEKKISLSIKELIETTEE; encoded by the coding sequence ATGAAATTGATTCTTGATGAAAACGCCGGCTTCTGCTTTGGAGTAAAGAATGCCGTGGATAAAGCCTTCAAGGAAGTAGATAATAAGAGAGATAGAAAGATTTTCACGTACGGACCGCTTATTCATAACAATCAGGTTATAAACAAGCTTAAAGAATGTGGAGTCCAATCAATAAATGAGATTGATGAGATAACAAACGAGGAAGCAGAGCTGATAATCCGTTCTCATGGAATAGCTGAAGAAAAATATAGGATGTTCGAGGAAAAGGGTTTTAAGTATATTGATTGCACTTGTCCCTATGTCTCGGCTATACATAAAAAAGTAAAAGATTATTATCAAAAAGGATATAAAATATTCATTATTGGAGATAAAGACCATCCTGAAGTCATTGGAACCAACGGATGGTGCGGTTATTCAGCACACATCCTGGATGATGAAAAAGTAGTAGACAAACTCCCTATATATGATAAAATATGTGTAGTTGCACAAACTACAATTACAAAAAGAATTTGGGACAGCGTAGTGGATGCAATTCAGAAAAAGTATAAAGACGCAATAATATTTAATACAATTTGCAGCGCAACTGAGAAAAGGCAGGAATCAGCAGAACAGCTTTCGAAGGAAGTAGATTGCATGCTAGTAATCGGAAGCAAAGAAAGTTCGAATACGAATAAGCTTTACCATACATGCAAAGAAAACTGTGAAAATGCTTATCATATTGAGAATGCAGAGGATTTGCCGTTAGATGCGTTGAAGAAATTCATGAAGGTTGGAATAACAGCGGGTGCATCCACACCTGATTGGGTAATTAAGGAGGTTATCGGAAAGATGCAAGAGATTAACGACAACATGATTGAGAATCAGGAAAGTACCATCGAGAATCACGAAGGTATGATCGAGAATCAGGAAACTATGATGGAAGAGTATGAGAAGACCATGAAGAGTGTTTACGCAGGTGACACTGTAAAGGGAACCGTAATCATGGTTACGGATAATGAGGTCATGGTCAATATTGGATATAAATCCGACGGTATAATAAAGAAGGAAGACTACACCTGGGAGCCTGACGTTAACTTGAAAGACCTTGTAAAAGCAGGGGATGAAATAGAAGTAGTCGTTGTTAACATTAATGATGGTGAAGGAAATGTAGTGCTCTCAAAGAAACTTTTTGATGCAGAGAAGAATTGGCATAAGATTGAAGCTGCATTTAACGAAAAGACACCTATTGAAGGTATAGTTAGGGAAATAGTAAGAGGCGGCGCGATAGTTGAACTTATGGGAATAAGAGGGTTCATGCCCGCATCTCATTTTGACATAAGATACTCAGAAGATCTTAGCGGCTATGTAAATACCAGGGTAACTGTAAATGTTATAGAATATGACCCTGAAAAGAGGAAGGTTGTTGTTTCAAGAAAGCTCCTCTTAAAGAAAGAGCAAGAGATAAAGGAAAAGGCAGTATGGGAGACTATTGAAGCAGGACAGAGATTAACCGGAGAGGTTAAGAGACTCACTGACTTTGGAGCGTTTGTAGATATCGGTGGAGTAGATGGCCTCATACACATATCTGAATTGTCATGGTCCAGGGTTAAGCATCCTTCTGAGGTTGTTAAACCAGGAAACAAGGTAGAGGTGGTTGTATTGTCAGTTGACAAGGATAAGAGGAAAATTTCCCTTGGGCTTAAACAGACATTGCCTGAGCCTTGGACTGCTGCCGGAGACAAGTATAAAGTCGGTGACATTGTAGAAGTGAAAGTATTAAGGTTCTCGAACTTCGGAGCCTTTGTAGAGCTCGAACCGGGCATAGATGGTCTCGTTCACATTTCACAGATATCTGATAAGAGAATTTCTAAGCCAGCAGATGTACTGAATATCGGCGAAACTGTTAAAGCAAAGATAATAGACCTAAAACCTGAAGAAAAGAAAATAAGCTTAAGCATCAAAGAGCTTATAGAAACAACAGAAGAGTAA
- a CDS encoding protein-glutamate O-methyltransferase CheR: MLTNYEGFKEKILKLTKIDLSSYKERQMRRRIDSLIRRNNYDDYDEYYKALTQNTKLYNEFINYLTINVSEFYRNPAQWEMLEKEIMPSIMKLNKKPKIWSAACSTGEEPYSLAMMMSRFVDLSNLKIIATDIDDGAVTKAKNGMYVPKSLVNLPKDFVSNYFTKVGENYKISDKVKNCIEFKHHNLLLDSYPDNCDLIVCRNVMIYFTEEAKALMYNKFRDSLNSNGVLFVGSTEQIILPQRYKLEPVKTFFYKRSVQA; this comes from the coding sequence ATGCTTACAAACTATGAAGGATTCAAAGAAAAAATTCTAAAGCTTACAAAGATTGACCTTTCCAGCTATAAGGAACGTCAGATGAGAAGAAGGATAGATTCGCTTATCAGGAGGAACAATTATGACGATTATGATGAGTACTACAAAGCGCTGACGCAGAATACAAAGCTTTATAATGAGTTTATTAATTACCTAACTATAAATGTATCTGAATTTTACAGAAATCCTGCACAGTGGGAGATGCTGGAAAAAGAAATAATGCCCAGCATAATGAAGCTTAATAAAAAGCCCAAAATCTGGAGCGCTGCATGCTCCACGGGAGAAGAGCCTTATTCCCTCGCCATGATGATGAGCAGGTTCGTGGACTTGAGCAATTTGAAAATAATAGCCACAGACATTGATGATGGTGCTGTTACCAAGGCAAAGAATGGCATGTATGTGCCCAAAAGCCTTGTGAATCTTCCTAAGGATTTCGTAAGCAACTACTTCACGAAGGTTGGGGAGAATTATAAGATAAGCGACAAGGTTAAGAACTGTATTGAGTTTAAGCATCATAACCTGCTTCTGGATAGTTATCCGGATAACTGCGACCTTATAGTATGCAGAAATGTGATGATTTACTTTACAGAAGAAGCAAAAGCACTGATGTACAATAAGTTCAGGGACTCATTGAACAGCAATGGAGTACTGTTTGTAGGCAGTACAGAGCAGATAATACTTCCCCAGAGATATAAGCTGGAACCTGTAAAGACATTCTTCTATAAAAGAAGTGTACAAGCATAA
- the cmk gene encoding (d)CMP kinase — protein MMDFKVIAIDGPAGAGKSTIAKKLADRIGYTYIDSGAMYRALTLKVLREDIPLKELDSIISLAVKTDIDFRNNSIYLDGILADAEIREENVSRNVSYIAAIPEVRKLMVKLQRRISKNKNVVMDGRDVGTVIFPSAYIKLYVTASVDERAARRYNELKQKGFTAEIQDIKMQIEKRDFIDSTREDSPLAVADDAVIIDTTGESVEEILGDIISIIESRGGGINAV, from the coding sequence ATGATGGATTTTAAAGTCATAGCTATAGACGGGCCTGCAGGAGCAGGTAAGAGTACCATAGCAAAAAAGCTTGCCGACAGGATTGGATACACCTACATTGACTCAGGCGCAATGTACAGGGCACTTACATTGAAGGTGCTGAGGGAAGATATTCCGCTGAAGGAACTGGACAGCATTATAAGCTTGGCGGTTAAAACAGATATAGACTTTAGGAATAACAGCATCTATCTTGATGGAATACTTGCAGATGCAGAGATAAGGGAAGAGAACGTAAGTAGGAATGTATCCTATATAGCAGCTATACCTGAGGTTAGAAAGCTGATGGTAAAGCTTCAGAGGAGAATTTCAAAAAATAAGAATGTTGTAATGGATGGTCGTGATGTGGGAACAGTTATATTTCCTTCTGCCTATATCAAATTATACGTAACTGCTTCTGTAGATGAAAGAGCCGCAAGAAGATATAATGAGTTGAAGCAGAAGGGTTTTACTGCTGAAATCCAAGATATAAAAATGCAGATAGAAAAAAGAGACTTTATCGACTCTACCAGAGAGGATTCGCCTCTGGCTGTGGCAGATGATGCAGTAATAATAGATACTACAGGAGAAAGTGTAGAAGAAATCCTTGGTGATATTATTTCAATTATTGAGTCAAGAGGGGGAGGTATAAATGCTGTATAG